In the genome of Dioscorea cayenensis subsp. rotundata cultivar TDr96_F1 chromosome 1, TDr96_F1_v2_PseudoChromosome.rev07_lg8_w22 25.fasta, whole genome shotgun sequence, one region contains:
- the LOC120263796 gene encoding probable E3 ubiquitin-protein ligase XBOS33, whose amino-acid sequence MGNSLGCSASGERLVSAARDGDLIEARMLLEFNPSLAKYSTFGGLNSPLHFAAAKGHCEIVTLLLENGADVNSRNYCGQTALMQACRYGHWEVVQTLLLYRSNVMRADYLSGRTALHFAAVEGHIRCIRLLVADFIPSAPFDSAADGDIAVVRGTSPDSSSRNRSDQSALVRFINKVADGGITALHMAALNGYFDCVQLLLDLHADVSVVTFHYGSAMNLIGAGSTPLHYAACGGNLKCCQILIAKGASRLTLNCNGWLPLDVAKIWKRHWLEPLLSPNSDLTIPNFPPSNYLSLPLMSILNIARDTGLQSSTVTSDESDFCAVCLERACTVAAEGCGHEFCVRCALYLCSTSNVTTEMVGPPGAIPCPLCRNGIVSFVKLPSTPAKELKLNLALSLCNPCILPPRDPDTPATSCRSEYHKNCVASVSPEIMCPLTCSPFPSVSIPSCTCDDDPCSSDDPQGEIHEQSPRPSQSAPSEAEKTEEQRLEKTTCSNMFWNRRSCHREHQCNSEINA is encoded by the exons ATGGGGAACTCGCTGGGGTGCTCGGCCTCCGGGGAGAGGCTGGTTTCGGCGGCGAGAGATGGGGACCTGATTGAGGCCCGGATGCTTCTCGAGTTCAACCCAAGTCTCGCCAAGTACTCTACTTTCGGCGGCCTCAATTCCCCTCTCCATTTCGCTGCTGCGAAGGGCCATTGCGag ATCGTGACGCTGTTGCTTGAGAATGGGGCGGATGTGAATTCCAGGAACTATTGTGGCCAG ACTGCGTTGATGCAAGCTTGCCGATATGGACATTGGGAGGTGGTTCAGACTCTGCTGCTCTACAGAAGTAAT GTAATGAGAGCGGATTATCTTAGTGGTAGAACAGCTCTCCACTTTGCTGCAGTGGAAGGGCACATCCGATGCATTCGGCTATTGGTTGCAGATTTCATTCCTAGTGCGCCATTTGACTCGGCTGCGGATGGCGACATAGCTGTTGTCCGGGGCACCAGCCCTGATTCCTCATCAAGAAATAGATCTGACCAATC TGCGCTAGTAAGATTTATCAATAAAGTTGCCGATGGTGGCATTACGGCCCTCCATATGGCTGCATTGAATGGGTACTTCGATTGTGTGCAACTCCTACTTGATCTACATGCTGATGTCTCAGTGGTGACCTTCCATTATGGCTCTGCAATGAATTTGATCG GAGCTGGAAGCACTCCTTTGCATTATGCAGCATGTGGAGGAAATCTTAAATGCTGCCAG ATCCTTATTGCAAAAGGTGCAAGTCGGTTAACATTGAATTGCAATGG GTGGCTTCCACTTGATGTTGCGAAGATATGGAAACGGCATTGGCTCGAGCCATTGTTGTCACCCAATTCAGACTTGACCATTCCAAATTTTCCTCCCTCCAATTATCTATCATTGCCACTAATGAGTATTCTTAATATAGCAAG AGACACTGGCTTGCAATCCTCAACTGTCACTTCTGATGAAAGTGATTTTTGCGCTGTTTGCCTGGAAAGAGCCTGCACTGTAGCTGCAGAAG GTTGTGGGCATGAATTTTGCGTGAGATGTGCACTCTATCTTTGTTCGACAAGTAATGTGACTACCGAAATGGTTGGTCCACCAGGGGCAATTCCGTGCCCACTTTGTCGAAACGGAATAGTCTCATTTGTTAAGCTGCCGAGTACTCCGGCAAAGGAGCTAAAACTAAATCTAGCTCTCAGCCTATGCAATCCATGCATTCTCCCGCCTCGAGACCCCGATACACCTGCAACTTCTTGCAGATCTGAGTATCACAAGAACTGCGTCGCATCAGTTTCTCCGGAGATCATGTGCCCGCTCACTTGCAGTCCATTCCCTTCGGTTTCAATTCCTTCTTGCACTTGTGACGACGACCCTTGTTCCTCTGATGATCCTCAAGGTGAGATACACGAACAATCACCTCGTCCTTCTCAGAGCGCGCCAAGTGAAGCCGAAAAAACAGAAGAACAGAGACTAGAGAAAACAACATGTTCAAACATGTTTTGGAACAGGAGAAGCTGCCATAGAGAGCATCAGTGCAATTCAGAGATAAATGCTTGA